One Haliaeetus albicilla chromosome 11, bHalAlb1.1, whole genome shotgun sequence genomic window carries:
- the ATOH7 gene encoding transcription factor ATOH7: MKTCKSSHLDSGVEPDIQCRSGPGCVVKCNSERMENAAKRRLAANARERRRMQGLNTAFDRLRKVVPQWGQDKKLSKYETLQMALSYIMALTRILAEAERYSTEREWISLHCEHFHPESYHHYTGQKMATDSDPYAQRIFSYHPEHFQIAN; encoded by the coding sequence ATGAAAACCTGTAAATCCAGTCACTTGGATTCGGGCGTAGAACCAGACATCCAGTGCAGAAGTGGACCAGGCTGTGTTGTGAAGTGCAATTCAGAAAGGATGGAGAATGCTGCAAAGAGAAGACTGGCTGCCAATGCCAGGGAGAGAAGACGGATGCAAGGACTGAACACAGCCTTTGATCGTTTGAGAAAGGTGGTTCCACAGTGGGGTCAAGATAAGAAGCTGTCCAAGTATGAGACCCTTCAGATGGCTTTGAGTTATATCATGGCTCTCACTAGAATACTTGCCGAAGCAGAAAGATACAGTACTGAAAGAGAATGGATTAGCCTTCACTGTGAACACTTCCATCCGGAGAGCTACCACCATTACACAGGACAAAAAATGGCAACGGACAGTGATCCTTACGCACAGCGAATATTCAGCTATCACCCTGAACACTTTCAAATAGCTAATTAG